TGAAGCAACGGAAGAGAGCGTGTTTGAAAGCATTGAAGTTTGTCTTCCATTCCCTTTTCCTCCAATACCAATCTGAGATCAGTGAAACTAGCACCAATGCTGCTAAGAATCTTCTTGTATCGATGGGGTGAgacttgagcttgttggCAATCTCCAAGATGGTCTCTCGAGCAAGGTCGTGAAGAAGTCACGGACCTAAACTGCTCGTTGATGGCGTTTTTGTTGAACAATCAATACAGTATtgcacatactgtagttgagaCTCTTATTTAATAACCGGTTGGCAATTCTCTTAATGTTCTGAGTAAAAGGAGAGCTATGTTTAGACCAAAATAAACAGACAAAGAGAAGAGACCGGCCAGGGAAATAATCGATGAGATAATTCAGacgcttttttttctctttcctttttttcagGATCAGGGGGAATCATCTTCATATGGTATCGTAATTAAAGAAAGTGCAAATAATAagaaaatatataataaaaaaaatgtaaAAACACTCCGACTTGGAAAGTCATAGTGAAGAAAGAACAAATAACAGACAGTAATTTCTTGGCTTTGATTAGAAGAAATAAATGAATGCGGCAGGAATTGCTTGGTATAGtgtagtgtacttgtagttaccAAcaccgtatgtacttgcTAGTTGACTCTTGGAGTCAATCATATTGGAGTCAAAAACAATAGAAGCTGCAAGAGGCAAGAGTTGATATAAAGAATACGGATAAAGCATGTACCTTTTTTGTATTATTATGCCGCCTGAAGTACAACGACGGCATATGGATactttcttttttctttttaaGCacattttcttttttttccctcttttttgacattttcttttttcgCCACCAAAGACAGTTGAAACTGATTCATAGCGGATCTGTTTCACTTGAAAACTGCGTCCAAACGATCCCAGATTTGCAGACACAAAGATACAGGTTCCCGAGCCTGATCTGATGGCACTTTCAATACCGAGATAGACATTGGAGAGCTCCGTTTCTCGATAGGGAGCGTGCCGGGTGCTGCGAATCTGTGGAGTCTGGCTCTTGCTGCCTGAAGGGGCGACAATTTTGAAGGCGACAGATCTGCAGTTTTATAGGGTCGGACAGTGCCAGTTTATAAAACATTCTAGATGTTCATACGGGATAATAATGTTAGGAGATGACACAGGCGGTTCTGTTTTAGTTTTGTGCTCGAAGTTGGGGTTCATTGGGTCGTTGATGGCTAGTACTCACCGTTTGGAGGGGGCCACTTCATGGCCATTTTCCGTCTTTCGTTTCTTCTCTGGCGTGGCCGTTGGAGTCGAGTTATGGTCGGGTTGTGGTAGAtcgagctcctccagtgCTCGTTTTCGGGGTGTAATTGCTGGTGCCTTTTCGATCTGCTCTACATGAGTGTCGTATTCGTCGTCCTCATTAATAATCTCAGTGTCGTCCTCTTTCTGCTTTTCGATCTGCTCTGCAGGAGTGTCCTCGTCCATAGTATCCATGTCCTTCTCTTTCTCGTCTTCGTCTCGGACATGTCTGCTCTGTCTGGAAGCCTCAACTGCTGCTCTTCGAGGCTTGTCTGTGAGGAGTTTGTAGAGAACGTCAATAAATCTACCCATGTCCTTGGTGATATCTTGCCAGTCAAACGCCGCAGACGTCTTGTTGGCATCGTGATCAAACACATATCTGCAAAAATAGACATTGTCTCCCTTTTTGTCTTCCTGCGAGAGAGCCTCGAATGCAGCAAACGAATAACACAGGACAGGGAGATGCAGCTCCACCACAAGAATATCCACAATGGAGTTCATCATGACCAACTCTTGACCCTCGGAGTACCTGTTCTTGTTGGTATTGGGGATCACATGCGTAGGAGTGAGAGACTCAGCGTCGTTAAACAGTTTCATCAAGACACACCTGGCCTGCAGTCCCTCATCTCCGTGCTTGAGACCCTGGATCAATGCAAACTCCTTGCCTTCCACGTCCGGATCGTCTCTTAGAAGAAccacatctccagcagATATCTCCACGTTGTTCTGGTCTCTGATCGCGTGAACCGCATCCTTCTTCGTGTTCTTGGGCGTCGATCTGGCCTCTGGCGAGTAAATTGCCGTGTACTCTTTGGTCATGGTGGTGCTCGAGACAGCACTGTGGTTTACGCGTCGATATTTAGTTTCACTCACAGCCTAATACAGTTATTGGAGAACCTAAGTATAATTTATTAGATTTAGTTAATGTAACGACTTACAACTTGGTGGCACCATGATCCGGTAGTAGCACACCCCAGAATGAGATTCTAGATAAGCAGATACACAATATAcaggatggacatctcgtctacgGGCTGGTTCCTCTCAGGATGTGAGAAATTGGCCAGCTATTGCCCTACCAAGTGTTATTTGTACCTTCCACTTTCGCGGTaaaccctaacccaacAAGACTACCAAGGGGTAATAAAACAGATGATAGAACACAGATCCAGTGACATATATTAGTTTATATATCTTGTAACTATCATGATAGTTTCTATACGTATTTTAACTATCAATATACTCCCTACTGTACACATTTTCTTTACGATACATACAATCATTATTGCCCTAACACCTTTGTGAGTGAAAGTTGGGGACGGATCGAAACATCACTTGTTGACGATCTCTGAAATCTTCAGGTAATCGTGAATGGGAGGAGCAAAGACAGGAAGCTCGGGCGCGGTGATTTAGAGCTCGAGATCATTGGTCTGGTGGTTTCCTTGGCATattcatctccaacatACAAGGTCTGGAGGGCTGGTAGTGAATGAGTCTAAGAAGATCTTGATCGAGGGGCCAGCGACGATCTGGAGACAGTTGTGGGAACTATCAGgatgactacaagtagtagaGCTTTTTGGAGTAGGTGACCGCACTTTTGGCTGCATTTTTGGCTGCAGTTGTTGCGTTGTTGGAAGACTTATTGTTGGAAGACTTATCACGTAGTGTTCAGAGATTAACGAGTACAATAAGTATATGTTTTCTTTCTCGTATTCGCATAAgtaagtacatacttgtatcaaCCTCATCGCCAGCCCAAGCCAGtctgctactgtacttgtacttgtacagctgGAGATAGCAGCTGACTAATGGCGACAACAATCTCAATACAGAAACCCTTTTGAGTCAACAGGAGTTTAGTACATGTCCAATATCGCACTTTCGTACTCACTACAATAGCTATGGTATTTGTACctattgttttttttatttaatttatttaattttttttattctatATATTAGACTATATTGTTACTCACTGTAGACTCAAATCTCTCAGTTGCCAGTTGAGTCAAAATGATCAGGGAGCAACCTCCGCTCCACGTGGATCAGAAATTTCCTTCTATCCCCTCCTTATATTATCTCTACTTccccaccatcaccaataTCCGTCTATCTGTTTGTTTTCTACTTTCGATCCATTTTAATCCATTTTTATCCATTTTTGCGGTTTTTACAACACACGGCGCTGTTTAAATTAGACTCGGACCTGGTGGGGCAAAACCAAAAAGATCCCGCTAAAAGTGATGATCATCCAGAGACCGCTTGGAGAAACCAAAGGGGACGGGACAGCTCCAGttgggtcatgtgatggGCTTCTCCGCCGGCAACCGTCCCTATTTCCTACTTTTTCGGCCGCTTTTGCCCCCTCCAAAGCCCCATCAAACACCCCATGACCGCCCAAGTCACGTGCGCCTTATCAGAGTCATTTCAACTCTATTTCCGACCAAGTGCATGACTGATCCAAcaagatatatatatctgcACTCCTGCCTCAACCACATCACAacacgacacaaacacctccagaTACACGCATGGTAGACGAAAGAACACCCCTCAAGGCGGTGACAACGCGCGAAGACGCGCCCACGGCGGTGATGCGTCCGAAACCGGTCGGAAAGTCGATCTTTGCACTGTCCATTTTGGGCACGCTCTCAGCGGCATCCATCTCCCTGTTCTCCATGTACGGACAGACCCTACAGCATAAACTGGGTTTCACACAGGTCCAGGTCAACTCCGTGTCCATCTCGTCGTTACTGGGCATGTATCTGCTGATGCCTGTGATCGGATACCTGGGAGACACATACGGATCCAACTACTTGGCCCTCTTTTCCTGGATCACCTTCCCCGCAAGCTACTCCATCGCCAGTGGCATTTTCTCCACCGCCGCAGACTGGCACAGAGAAACCGGAGAGGCCCTCCCTAGAGCTGCCCCCGAAATGGCCCtgtgcttcttcttcatcgGTGCCAGCACCTCTTGCATGTACTACGCCTCTCTCAAAGCAAGTGCCCACTCCATGTCCGTCTACTTTGCGGAGGACGGCAAGCTACAAACCTACACACCTGGATACGCCATCTGGGGCCCCGTTGCGGCCTTTGGGCTGTCGTCCTTGTGGCAATCTCAGT
The Yarrowia lipolytica chromosome 1A, complete sequence genome window above contains:
- a CDS encoding uncharacterized protein (Compare to YALI0A16038g, highly similar to uniprot|Q6C9L7 Yarrowia lipolytica YALI0D10104g); translated protein: MTKEYTAIYSPEARSTPKNTKKDAVHAIRDQNNVEISAGDVVLLRDDPDVEGKEFALIQGLKHGDEGLQARCVLMKLFNDAESLTPTHVIPNTNKNRYSEGQELVMMNSIVDILVVELHLPVLCYSFAAFEALSQEDKKGDNVYFCRYVFDHDANKTSAAFDWQDITKDMGRFIDVLYKLLTDKPRRAAVEASRQSRHVRDEDEKEKDMDTMDEDTPAEQIEKQKEDDTEIINEDDEYDTHVEQIEKAPAITPRKRALEELDLPQPDHNSTPTATPEKKRKTENGHEVAPSKRTACVIS